A portion of the Shimia isoporae genome contains these proteins:
- a CDS encoding ABC transporter ATP-binding protein has protein sequence MTLLSVENLHVAIGPLQILRNVTFSIALGEIVAVTGESGSGKSMTALSVMQLLPDTASTGGRILLQDRDLLGLSEPDLCDIRGNDIGMVFQEPMTALNPVKTIGDQVAETILVHSSANRHEARVQAAAMLSRVGLPQDRFPLTRYPHELSGGQRQRVVIAMAIARRPRLLIADEPTTALDVTTQARILDLLKDLVNEFDMGLLMITHDLAVVADLAHRIIVMRHGEIVEQGDTHHLLANMRHPYTKALFEASSHRVDLPPPQDGPIPILSVDRATRDYPQPRTRLFGKREYTRAVNNVSFDIHHGERVGLVGESGCGKSTLTRAILGLEPLQSGSIVAFGTTVSPEMPAAARAKTQVVFQDPYGSFNPRHRVARILTEPFHLDPGAPKGKALDNAIAAVLQDVGLAPQDAAKFIHEFSGGQRQRIAIARALITRPELIIFDEAVSALDVSIRAQILDLIAELSRRHNLAYFFISHDLSVVRTVTDRVLVMQAGEIVEQGDTDAVFSNPQHPYTRSLIAAAPVLPDLKELENAPA, from the coding sequence ATGACATTGCTCTCGGTAGAAAATCTTCATGTTGCGATCGGCCCACTGCAAATCTTGCGCAATGTGACATTCTCCATCGCCCTGGGCGAGATCGTTGCCGTCACCGGAGAAAGCGGTTCCGGAAAGTCCATGACCGCACTCTCTGTCATGCAACTTCTACCGGACACCGCATCCACAGGAGGCCGGATCCTGCTTCAGGACCGCGACCTGCTGGGTCTGAGCGAGCCTGATCTTTGCGACATCCGTGGCAACGACATTGGCATGGTGTTTCAAGAACCCATGACCGCGCTCAATCCTGTGAAGACCATTGGCGATCAAGTTGCGGAGACCATTCTCGTCCACTCCTCTGCTAACCGCCATGAAGCCCGCGTGCAGGCCGCTGCCATGCTCTCCCGTGTTGGCCTGCCTCAAGATCGCTTTCCACTCACGCGCTATCCGCACGAACTCTCAGGCGGCCAGCGTCAGCGCGTCGTGATCGCCATGGCCATCGCCCGCCGCCCGCGCCTGCTGATCGCGGACGAGCCGACCACGGCCCTCGACGTCACCACACAGGCCCGCATCCTCGACCTGCTCAAGGATCTCGTGAACGAGTTCGACATGGGTCTCTTGATGATCACCCACGATCTCGCTGTTGTCGCCGATCTTGCACACCGCATCATTGTCATGCGCCATGGAGAAATCGTTGAGCAAGGCGATACACATCACTTGCTTGCGAATATGCGTCACCCTTACACAAAAGCCCTGTTCGAAGCCTCGTCCCATCGCGTCGACTTACCGCCGCCGCAAGACGGCCCTATCCCGATCCTCTCGGTGGATCGAGCGACGCGCGATTATCCACAACCACGGACCCGCCTTTTCGGCAAACGCGAATACACCCGTGCCGTGAATAACGTGTCATTTGACATCCATCACGGGGAACGGGTCGGGCTGGTTGGTGAATCCGGTTGCGGAAAATCCACACTGACACGTGCAATCCTTGGTCTTGAGCCGCTGCAATCTGGTTCGATAGTCGCCTTTGGTACGACCGTCTCACCCGAGATGCCCGCCGCAGCCCGCGCAAAAACACAGGTCGTGTTTCAAGACCCCTATGGCAGCTTTAACCCACGTCACCGCGTTGCCAGAATCCTGACGGAACCATTCCATCTTGATCCCGGCGCGCCCAAGGGCAAAGCACTAGACAATGCCATCGCCGCTGTCCTGCAGGACGTAGGACTGGCCCCACAGGACGCCGCCAAATTTATCCACGAATTCTCCGGTGGACAGCGCCAGCGGATCGCTATTGCCCGCGCCCTGATCACGCGTCCCGAGCTTATCATCTTTGACGAAGCAGTCTCCGCGCTTGATGTCTCGATCCGCGCCCAAATCCTCGACCTGATCGCCGAGCTTTCCCGCCGCCACAACCTCGCCTACTTTTTTATATCCCACGACCTCTCTGTCGTGCGCACGGTCACCGACCGCGTTCTTGTCATGCAGGCAGGCGAGATCGTCGAACAGGGCGACACAGACGCCGTCTTCTCCAACCCGCAACATCCCTACACGCGCAGCCTGATCGCCGCTGCGCCGGTCCTGCCTGATCTCAAGGAACTCGAAAATGCACCTGCCTGA
- a CDS encoding ABC transporter ATP-binding protein has protein sequence MSVLKFENVSKSFGEGTAKTDVLNNINLEVQEGEFLVLLGFSGSGKTTLINLMAGLEMSTEGNVTFKNKPITAPGPERGVIFQSYSLMPWLTVNGNVRLALDSVFPNMPKAEKEERVAHYIKMVGLSHASSRRPAELSGGMRQRVNVARALAMNPEVLLLDEPLSALDALTRANLADEIEAIWSAEKKTCVLITNDVDEAIILADRIIALNPDGTLGQEFKVDIPRRRDRMEMNHHEGFKKLRAEVTKYLMDVGIAAKAEGKRVLPDVTPIHGVPAAVKDAQKGLIDHNFLDFSQLHKIYPTPKGPLTVVEDFDLKVQRGEFISLIGHSGCGKSTVLTMAAGLNPISKGGIRLDGRHVEGADPERAVVFQSPNLFPWLSAKENVAIGVDKVYPKASVGERQDVVEYYLERVGLADAMDRPAHSMSNGMKQRVGIARAFALSPKLLLLDEPFGMLDSLTRWELQEVLMEVWDRTKVTAICVTHDVDEAILLADRVVMMTNGPQATIGKIVDVDLPRPRTRKALLEHPDYYRYRQDVLDFLEEYEHGAKPKAKPAKAIAAE, from the coding sequence ATGAGTGTTCTGAAATTCGAAAACGTCTCCAAGAGCTTCGGCGAAGGCACTGCCAAGACCGACGTTCTGAACAACATCAACCTTGAGGTTCAGGAGGGCGAGTTCCTCGTGCTCTTGGGCTTCTCCGGTTCGGGCAAGACCACTCTGATCAACCTTATGGCTGGGCTGGAAATGTCAACCGAAGGCAATGTGACCTTTAAGAACAAGCCGATCACGGCACCGGGTCCAGAGCGCGGCGTGATATTCCAGTCTTATTCGCTGATGCCTTGGCTAACTGTAAACGGTAACGTACGCCTCGCGCTCGATAGCGTGTTCCCCAACATGCCGAAGGCCGAGAAAGAGGAACGCGTCGCCCATTACATCAAGATGGTCGGCCTTTCCCACGCTTCTTCTCGCCGGCCTGCAGAGCTGTCTGGTGGCATGCGCCAGCGTGTGAACGTCGCACGCGCACTTGCGATGAACCCCGAAGTGCTGCTTCTGGATGAACCGCTCTCTGCTCTTGACGCCCTCACCCGCGCCAACCTCGCGGACGAGATTGAGGCGATCTGGTCCGCGGAAAAGAAGACCTGCGTTCTCATCACCAACGACGTGGACGAAGCGATTATCCTTGCTGACCGCATCATCGCGCTGAACCCCGATGGCACTTTGGGGCAGGAGTTCAAAGTCGACATCCCGCGCCGTCGTGACCGGATGGAAATGAACCACCATGAAGGCTTTAAGAAGCTACGCGCCGAAGTCACCAAATATCTCATGGATGTAGGCATCGCCGCAAAGGCCGAGGGTAAAAGGGTGTTGCCTGATGTGACCCCGATTCACGGCGTACCGGCGGCCGTGAAAGATGCACAGAAGGGTTTGATCGACCACAACTTCCTCGACTTCTCGCAGCTCCACAAAATCTACCCCACCCCCAAAGGTCCGCTCACCGTGGTCGAAGACTTCGATCTGAAGGTACAGCGCGGCGAATTCATCTCGCTGATCGGCCACTCCGGCTGCGGCAAATCCACGGTTCTCACCATGGCGGCGGGTCTCAACCCGATCTCCAAAGGTGGTATCCGTCTGGATGGTCGCCACGTCGAGGGGGCTGATCCGGAACGCGCCGTTGTGTTCCAATCTCCAAACCTTTTTCCATGGCTCTCGGCCAAGGAAAACGTCGCCATTGGCGTGGACAAAGTCTACCCCAAGGCCTCCGTGGGTGAACGTCAGGACGTCGTCGAATACTATCTGGAGCGCGTAGGTCTCGCCGATGCGATGGACCGCCCGGCGCATTCCATGTCCAATGGTATGAAGCAACGTGTTGGTATCGCCCGCGCCTTCGCCCTCAGCCCCAAACTCCTGCTGCTGGACGAGCCTTTCGGTATGCTCGACAGCCTCACCCGCTGGGAACTTCAGGAAGTCCTGATGGAGGTGTGGGACCGTACGAAAGTGACCGCGATCTGCGTCACCCACGATGTCGACGAGGCAATCCTTCTGGCGGACCGCGTGGTCATGATGACGAATGGCCCGCAGGCGACCATCGGCAAAATCGTCGACGTCGACCTGCCTCGCCCGCGCACCCGCAAGGCGCTGCTCGAACATCCGGACTACTACCGCTACCGCCAAGATGTGCTCGATTTCCTCGAAGAATACGAGCACGGTGCGAAGCCAAAGGCCAAACCGGCCAAGGCCATCGCAGCGGAGTAG
- a CDS encoding ANTAR domain-containing response regulator, producing MPDKLSILIVEPDKTRAEAIIDSLAETGDHHIRVLSGSTGLARSVAELNPDLVLLDMANPSRDAIDALTLASSPLERPVAMFVDRSDDSLTKAAIEAGVSAYVVDGMQPDRIKPILDAAIARFHMFSRMRSELEATKRALEERKIIDRAKGILMRARNMSEDEAYALIRKTAMSQGKKIADVSQALVTASELLT from the coding sequence GTGCCAGACAAGCTATCTATCCTCATCGTCGAACCGGACAAAACCCGCGCTGAAGCGATCATCGACAGCCTGGCAGAAACTGGCGATCACCATATCCGTGTCTTGTCAGGGTCGACCGGCCTCGCCCGATCTGTGGCCGAGCTCAACCCCGATCTGGTTCTGCTGGACATGGCCAACCCGAGCCGGGACGCCATCGACGCGCTCACCCTCGCTTCATCGCCACTCGAGCGCCCAGTCGCCATGTTCGTGGACCGATCCGACGACAGCCTGACCAAAGCCGCCATCGAAGCAGGCGTGTCCGCTTATGTGGTGGACGGCATGCAACCGGATCGCATCAAACCCATTCTGGACGCCGCCATTGCGCGGTTTCACATGTTCTCTCGCATGCGGTCAGAGCTCGAAGCCACCAAACGCGCGCTCGAAGAACGCAAGATCATCGACCGTGCAAAAGGCATTCTTATGCGCGCCCGAAATATGAGCGAAGACGAAGCCTATGCCCTCATCCGGAAAACCGCGATGAGTCAGGGTAAGAAAATCGCTGACGTTTCTCAGGCCCTTGTGACCGCCTCGGAGTTGCTGACATGA
- a CDS encoding aldehyde dehydrogenase family protein, whose protein sequence is MHLPDLPFAPSLCLIGGHWVPAQGNETLDLTNPSDGSALAAIARGSSADVDAAVAAAHAARAGIWGKTTAAERGRILTRIGELVKENADTLALLEALDVGKPLTQARNDVVALARYMEFYGGAADKVHGETIPYLDGYTVYTLREPFGVTGHIVPWNYPMQIIGRSVGAALAMGNACVLKPAEEACLTALAFADLAMRAGLPEGALNVVPGLGAEAGAALAGHADVQHISFTGSVNTGRLVQSAAAQNVVPVTLELGGKSPQLVFADADLDVALPFLVNAGVQNAGQTCSASSRILVERSVYDEVTTRMSSAYASMRAAPAIEDATLGPLISARQKEIVKGFLSRGADLNTVAQGQIATDAPGHYVAPTLFADVSPDHCLAQDEIFGPVQVLIPFDTEEEALAIANSTKYGLVASVWSQNGARQMRLAKQLRAGQVFLNNYGAGGGVELPFGGTGHSGHGREKGFEALFHFSQLKTVAALHG, encoded by the coding sequence ATGCACCTGCCTGATCTCCCGTTTGCGCCATCGCTCTGCCTGATCGGTGGGCATTGGGTCCCCGCCCAAGGCAACGAGACACTCGATTTGACCAATCCGTCTGACGGTTCCGCCCTTGCAGCAATTGCGCGCGGTTCATCAGCAGACGTCGATGCCGCGGTGGCAGCGGCCCACGCTGCCCGCGCGGGTATCTGGGGGAAAACCACCGCCGCCGAACGCGGGCGCATTCTGACCCGCATCGGCGAACTGGTGAAAGAAAATGCCGACACTCTTGCCCTGCTTGAAGCGCTTGATGTCGGCAAACCGTTGACGCAGGCCAGAAACGATGTCGTCGCGCTGGCACGCTATATGGAATTTTACGGCGGAGCCGCTGACAAGGTGCACGGTGAAACCATCCCATACTTGGACGGCTACACCGTTTACACCCTGCGCGAACCCTTCGGCGTAACCGGTCATATCGTGCCATGGAACTACCCGATGCAGATTATCGGTCGCTCGGTGGGCGCCGCGCTGGCGATGGGCAACGCCTGCGTCCTGAAACCCGCCGAGGAGGCCTGCCTCACCGCACTGGCCTTCGCTGACCTGGCCATGCGAGCCGGCCTACCAGAAGGGGCCCTCAACGTTGTGCCTGGTCTTGGTGCCGAGGCCGGCGCGGCGCTTGCAGGCCATGCCGACGTGCAACACATTTCCTTTACGGGCTCGGTGAACACGGGCCGTCTCGTACAATCCGCTGCGGCGCAAAACGTGGTGCCGGTGACTTTGGAATTGGGAGGGAAGTCCCCGCAACTGGTATTTGCTGACGCCGACCTCGACGTAGCTTTGCCATTTCTTGTGAACGCCGGCGTCCAGAACGCGGGCCAAACCTGCTCCGCGTCTTCCCGCATCCTTGTGGAACGCTCAGTCTATGACGAAGTCACGACGCGTATGTCCTCTGCCTACGCCAGCATGCGGGCTGCTCCTGCCATCGAAGACGCGACCCTAGGCCCGCTCATCTCCGCGCGCCAAAAAGAGATCGTGAAAGGCTTCCTCTCCCGAGGTGCCGACCTGAACACAGTTGCGCAAGGCCAAATCGCTACCGACGCCCCCGGCCACTACGTCGCGCCTACACTCTTTGCCGATGTCTCACCGGACCATTGTCTGGCCCAAGACGAAATCTTCGGCCCCGTACAAGTCCTGATCCCCTTCGACACCGAAGAAGAAGCCTTAGCGATCGCAAACAGCACAAAATACGGCCTCGTTGCTTCGGTCTGGTCCCAAAACGGGGCCCGCCAGATGCGTCTCGCCAAGCAGCTTCGCGCGGGACAAGTCTTTCTCAACAACTATGGCGCTGGCGGTGGTGTGGAGCTGCCGTTTGGAGGCACCGGCCACTCCGGTCACGGCCGTGAGAAAGGCTTTGAGGCCCTGTTCCATTTCTCCCAACTCAAAACCGTCGCCGCGCTGCACGGATAA
- a CDS encoding CmpA/NrtA family ABC transporter substrate-binding protein: MKRIASILAATTMLASPALAELELEKDELTFGFIKLTDMAPLAVAYEQGYFDDEGLFVTLEAQANWKVLLDGVIDGQLDGAHMLAGQPLAATIGYGTEAHIITPFSMDLNGNGITVSNQIWEEMKPHVPLMDDGRPQHPISASALKPVVEKYTSEGKPFNMGMVFPVSTHNYELRYWLAAGGLEPGYYSPENITGQIGADVLLSVTPPPQMPATMEAGTIYGYCVGEPWNQQAVFKGIGVPVITDYELWKNNPEKVFGLNAEFAEKYPNTTLAVTKALIRAAMWLDENDNANREEAVRILSQPEYVGADYDVIANSMTGTFEYEKGDKREVPDFNVFFRYNATYPFYSDAVWYLTQMRRWGQIAEAKPDSWYDEVAKSVYKPAIYLEAARLLVDEGLANEADFPWDSDGYKAPTPSEDIIDGIAYDGKAPNAYLDSLPIGLKGDQRVVGTEIQG, from the coding sequence ATGAAACGCATCGCCTCCATACTCGCGGCAACCACGATGCTCGCCAGCCCCGCGCTCGCGGAACTTGAACTCGAGAAGGACGAACTCACCTTCGGCTTTATCAAATTGACCGATATGGCCCCCCTCGCCGTCGCTTACGAGCAAGGCTACTTCGACGACGAAGGTCTGTTTGTAACGCTCGAGGCACAAGCCAATTGGAAAGTCCTGCTGGACGGCGTCATCGACGGGCAATTGGACGGTGCGCACATGCTCGCGGGCCAACCTCTCGCCGCCACCATCGGCTACGGTACAGAGGCGCACATCATTACCCCATTCTCCATGGACCTGAACGGCAACGGCATCACCGTCTCCAACCAGATTTGGGAAGAGATGAAACCGCACGTTCCGCTGATGGACGACGGACGCCCCCAGCACCCAATTTCCGCATCCGCGCTCAAGCCGGTGGTTGAAAAATACACGTCCGAAGGCAAGCCATTCAACATGGGCATGGTGTTCCCTGTCTCCACCCACAACTACGAACTGCGTTACTGGCTCGCCGCCGGTGGTCTGGAGCCGGGGTATTACTCTCCGGAAAACATCACCGGCCAGATCGGCGCCGACGTTCTACTCTCGGTAACCCCGCCGCCGCAGATGCCAGCCACAATGGAAGCCGGCACCATCTACGGTTATTGCGTGGGCGAGCCGTGGAACCAGCAAGCCGTGTTCAAAGGCATCGGTGTGCCAGTGATCACCGACTATGAACTCTGGAAAAATAACCCTGAAAAAGTATTCGGGCTGAATGCCGAGTTTGCTGAGAAATATCCAAACACCACTCTGGCCGTGACCAAAGCGCTGATCCGCGCCGCAATGTGGCTTGATGAAAACGACAACGCCAACCGCGAAGAAGCGGTGAGAATTCTCAGCCAGCCTGAGTATGTGGGCGCGGATTATGACGTGATTGCCAACTCCATGACCGGCACCTTTGAATACGAAAAGGGTGACAAGCGTGAGGTTCCGGACTTCAACGTTTTCTTCCGCTACAACGCGACCTATCCCTTCTATTCCGACGCTGTTTGGTACCTGACCCAGATGCGCCGCTGGGGCCAGATCGCCGAAGCCAAGCCAGACAGTTGGTATGACGAAGTGGCCAAATCCGTTTACAAGCCCGCGATTTATCTCGAAGCCGCCCGCCTGCTCGTCGATGAAGGTCTTGCCAATGAAGCGGACTTCCCTTGGGACAGCGACGGCTACAAGGCGCCGACACCATCTGAGGACATCATCGACGGCATCGCCTACGACGGCAAAGCCCCGAATGCTTATCTCGACAGCTTGCCAATCGGCCTGAAAGGCGACCAGCGCGTCGTCGGCACCGAGATCCAAGGCTAA
- a CDS encoding SDR family oxidoreductase yields the protein MRLENKTAIVTGGAQGFGAGIVDKFLAEGASVLVADINGDAAESKASEHPNAQATQTDVSVRASVEAMVDTGLKNWGQIDILVNNAGVTHLPTPLEEVTEVDFDHVFAVNCKSIYLTAQALVPHMKSRGQGAILHVSSTAGLSPRPNLNWYNASKGWVNTATKTMAVELAPHGVRVNALNPVAGETPLLKSFMGEDTPEVRAKFLSTIPLGRFSQPEDMGNAAAFLCSDEASLITGTLMEVDGGRCI from the coding sequence ATGCGTCTTGAAAACAAAACAGCCATCGTTACCGGCGGCGCTCAGGGCTTCGGCGCGGGCATCGTAGACAAATTCCTGGCCGAAGGCGCGTCTGTGCTGGTGGCCGACATCAACGGCGACGCCGCCGAAAGCAAGGCCAGCGAACACCCGAATGCGCAGGCAACGCAGACCGATGTCTCCGTCCGTGCCAGCGTGGAAGCCATGGTCGACACAGGTCTGAAAAACTGGGGCCAAATCGACATTCTGGTGAACAACGCGGGCGTCACACACCTGCCAACACCCTTGGAAGAGGTCACGGAAGTGGATTTCGACCACGTTTTTGCCGTGAATTGCAAATCCATTTACCTCACCGCGCAGGCTTTGGTGCCGCATATGAAATCCCGAGGACAGGGCGCGATACTGCATGTGTCATCCACCGCGGGCCTCTCTCCGCGCCCCAATCTCAACTGGTACAATGCCTCCAAAGGATGGGTGAACACCGCCACAAAAACCATGGCTGTCGAGCTTGCGCCGCATGGTGTTCGTGTGAACGCATTGAACCCCGTCGCAGGCGAAACGCCCCTCCTGAAGTCCTTTATGGGCGAAGACACACCCGAGGTACGTGCCAAATTTCTTTCCACGATCCCCCTTGGGCGCTTTTCGCAGCCCGAGGACATGGGCAACGCCGCTGCCTTCCTTTGTTCGGACGAAGCTTCCTTGATCACAGGCACACTGATGGAGGTCGACGGCGGCCGCTGCATTTGA
- a CDS encoding ABC transporter substrate-binding protein: MRTLPLSVGFMPLVDAAPLIVAHELGFAEEEGLALNLQSAPSWSTLRDRLILGQIEAAHMLSPVPVAMALGLGGLPTQLDALSVLSINGNVIGISNALADQLSNAAKTPDFLDATAAGQALAGLKAPLRVGVPFPFSMHAELLHYWLAASGLNTAQALDVRTIPPPLMADAIATGEVDAFCVGEPWGSITVENGGGALLLPGAAIWQFAPEKVLAVRRDWANAEDDLTGRLMRAVWKAGRWLGQPDKRTTAADILGWPEYLGVSTEIIERAFSGDLLINARGKSRHVPRMMEFYDGAATFPWKSQGAWIGARMAARFGLDRAASATKAAAVFRSDLYRRHLGPLGADLPAASKKLEGALSGSTTAATDSGHLILGPDRFFDGQVFDPSHPEC, translated from the coding sequence ATGAGAACGCTTCCCCTGTCGGTTGGCTTCATGCCTCTCGTTGACGCGGCCCCACTCATCGTCGCTCACGAGCTTGGATTTGCCGAAGAAGAAGGTCTCGCCCTCAATCTTCAAAGCGCGCCAAGCTGGTCAACCCTGCGCGACCGTCTCATCTTGGGTCAAATCGAGGCTGCTCACATGCTGTCTCCAGTGCCAGTTGCTATGGCACTTGGGCTCGGCGGGTTGCCCACGCAGCTCGATGCATTGTCGGTTTTATCTATTAATGGCAATGTCATAGGCATCTCAAACGCCCTTGCAGATCAACTTTCGAATGCGGCAAAAACACCTGACTTTCTGGACGCAACGGCAGCAGGGCAAGCGCTCGCCGGATTGAAAGCTCCCCTGCGTGTAGGGGTGCCTTTCCCATTCTCCATGCACGCAGAATTGCTGCATTACTGGCTCGCGGCCTCAGGCCTGAACACCGCACAGGCCCTCGATGTGCGCACAATCCCTCCGCCCCTTATGGCGGACGCGATTGCCACGGGCGAGGTTGACGCCTTTTGCGTGGGCGAACCCTGGGGATCAATCACTGTAGAAAACGGCGGCGGTGCACTTTTGCTTCCCGGCGCCGCCATCTGGCAGTTTGCACCGGAGAAAGTTCTGGCCGTGCGGCGTGACTGGGCCAACGCCGAAGACGACCTGACCGGACGGCTTATGCGCGCGGTCTGGAAGGCGGGACGCTGGCTTGGCCAACCCGACAAACGAACGACCGCAGCGGACATACTCGGCTGGCCAGAATATCTCGGCGTTTCAACCGAGATCATCGAACGGGCCTTCTCGGGCGATCTTTTGATCAACGCCCGTGGCAAGTCCCGCCACGTTCCCCGCATGATGGAGTTCTATGACGGCGCAGCCACTTTCCCATGGAAAAGCCAGGGCGCATGGATAGGGGCACGCATGGCCGCCCGTTTCGGCCTGGATCGCGCAGCATCCGCAACAAAGGCCGCAGCTGTATTCCGCTCCGACCTATATCGCCGCCATCTGGGACCTTTGGGTGCGGATTTGCCTGCCGCCAGCAAAAAACTCGAAGGCGCGCTCAGCGGATCCACAACAGCGGCAACCGACTCGGGCCACCTGATTCTTGGCCCTGACCGGTTCTTTGATGGTCAGGTTTTCGACCCAAGCCATCCTGAATGCTGA
- a CDS encoding ABC transporter permease, with the protein MTTIDPQSIADEEREARRARLFTRINKADAWFQVLGLSFVTPVLKAAAGDNPKAQAAEIWRLLGVPLLAIAVFLMLWGSLAPRVQTSLGAVPGPNEVWTEAVLLHQDAQAKAAKEQKFYERVEARNQKFIDNGQPEKVKDIKYTGSPSYYDQIWTSIKTVFFGFLIGSLIAIPLGILAGLSLYANAAINPLIQIFKPVSPLAWLPIVTMVVSATYTVDDGLFSKSFLTSAITVTLCSLWPTLINTSLGVASIDKDLVNVSKVLKMNTWTKITKLVLPSALPLIFTGLRLSLGVGWMVLIAAEMLAQNPGLGKFVWDEFQNGSSSSLAKIMVAVFTIGIIGFLLDRLMYAIQSLFTFSANR; encoded by the coding sequence ATGACCACTATCGACCCGCAATCCATTGCAGATGAAGAGCGCGAAGCCCGCCGCGCACGCCTCTTCACACGCATCAACAAGGCCGACGCCTGGTTTCAGGTCCTCGGCCTCAGCTTCGTCACTCCGGTTCTGAAAGCCGCCGCAGGCGATAATCCCAAAGCACAAGCCGCGGAAATCTGGCGGTTGCTTGGAGTACCACTGCTGGCAATCGCGGTCTTTCTGATGCTGTGGGGCAGCCTTGCTCCACGAGTGCAAACCTCGCTTGGCGCCGTTCCCGGCCCGAATGAGGTCTGGACCGAAGCCGTTCTTTTGCACCAAGACGCACAGGCCAAAGCCGCCAAGGAACAGAAATTCTACGAGAGAGTAGAGGCGCGCAACCAAAAGTTCATCGACAACGGTCAGCCCGAAAAAGTCAAAGACATCAAGTACACAGGTAGCCCGTCCTACTACGATCAGATTTGGACCTCGATCAAAACGGTCTTTTTCGGCTTCTTGATCGGCTCCCTTATCGCCATTCCTCTCGGCATTCTCGCTGGCCTCAGCCTCTACGCCAACGCGGCGATCAACCCGCTGATCCAGATTTTCAAACCGGTGTCGCCGCTTGCATGGCTGCCGATCGTGACGATGGTTGTTTCAGCGACCTACACCGTCGACGACGGCCTCTTCAGCAAGTCTTTCCTGACCTCTGCAATCACCGTAACCCTATGCTCTCTTTGGCCGACACTGATCAACACCTCCCTGGGTGTAGCTTCTATCGACAAGGATCTGGTGAACGTCTCGAAGGTTCTGAAGATGAACACCTGGACCAAAATCACCAAACTGGTACTGCCTTCCGCCTTGCCCCTGATCTTCACCGGCCTGCGTTTGTCGCTCGGTGTTGGCTGGATGGTTCTGATCGCCGCCGAAATGCTCGCCCAGAACCCCGGTCTTGGCAAGTTCGTGTGGGATGAATTCCAAAACGGCTCGTCCAGTTCCCTCGCCAAAATCATGGTTGCGGTTTTCACAATCGGCATCATCGGCTTCCTGCTCGATCGTCTGATGTACGCAATCCAGTCACTCTTCACCTTCAGCGCAAACCGGTGA
- a CDS encoding ABC transporter permease: protein MSLSRNIILGGILCALILAAALLSFFWTPFDITQMDIPNKLQTPSTSHWFGTDHFGRDIFSMIMVGARTSLAVALVAVGIGMGAGIPLGLFAAANKGGWIDELIMRGNDLIFAFPSLVIAILITAVLGPGAINAIIAIGIFNIPVFARLTRAGALPLWQREFILAARVAGKSSARISAEHILPNVANLLIVQGTIQFSLGILAEAGLSYIGLGAQPPTPSWGRMLADAQTMVAFAPHLALVPGVAIISAVLGLNLLGDGLRDYLDPKIRVMRA from the coding sequence ATGAGCCTCTCTCGCAACATTATCCTCGGCGGCATTCTCTGCGCACTAATTCTCGCCGCCGCGCTTCTGAGCTTTTTTTGGACCCCGTTTGACATCACGCAAATGGACATCCCCAACAAACTGCAAACGCCGTCGACGTCCCATTGGTTTGGCACCGATCATTTTGGCAGGGACATCTTTTCCATGATCATGGTCGGCGCACGCACCTCTTTGGCGGTGGCACTAGTGGCCGTTGGCATAGGCATGGGGGCCGGTATTCCTTTGGGCCTGTTTGCAGCAGCCAACAAAGGTGGCTGGATTGACGAGTTGATCATGCGCGGCAATGACCTGATATTTGCCTTCCCCAGTCTTGTCATAGCGATCCTGATCACTGCGGTTCTCGGCCCGGGCGCCATCAATGCGATCATCGCTATCGGCATCTTCAACATACCGGTTTTTGCGCGCCTCACGCGCGCTGGGGCGCTTCCTTTGTGGCAGCGCGAATTCATCCTCGCCGCACGGGTTGCAGGAAAGTCATCAGCCCGCATCAGCGCAGAACACATCCTGCCAAACGTTGCCAACCTGCTCATTGTACAAGGCACGATCCAGTTCTCCCTCGGCATCCTTGCAGAAGCAGGACTGAGTTATATCGGCCTCGGCGCACAGCCCCCGACGCCTTCATGGGGCCGCATGCTGGCGGATGCGCAAACCATGGTCGCCTTTGCACCGCATCTGGCCTTGGTGCCCGGGGTCGCCATCATTTCGGCTGTACTCGGTCTCAATCTTCTCGGCGACGGCCTGCGCGATTACCTCGACCCCAAAATCAGGGTGATGCGCGCATGA